Proteins from one Arthrobacter sp. Soc17.1.1.1 genomic window:
- a CDS encoding bacterial proteasome activator family protein, with protein MTEQQPAGPVIPLPGAQDTQRPGGPVTPGGPAVPAPDNRPAKLAELVDEPAKVMRIGTMLKQLLEEVRSAPLDDAGRSRLASIHERSVRELEDGLAPELVEELRRINLPFDRDAVPTDAELRVAQAQLVGWLEGLFHGIQTALAAQQMANQQLAARLQLRELPPGTVIAPGVVVGEDGEPRRIPPARSAQASPADTHGPGQYL; from the coding sequence AACAGCAGCCTGCCGGCCCCGTCATTCCTCTCCCCGGCGCGCAGGACACCCAGCGGCCCGGCGGACCCGTGACGCCCGGCGGACCCGCGGTGCCCGCCCCGGACAACCGTCCCGCCAAGCTCGCGGAGCTCGTGGACGAGCCGGCGAAGGTCATGCGGATCGGCACCATGCTCAAACAGCTGCTGGAGGAGGTCCGGTCCGCCCCGCTCGACGACGCCGGCCGCAGCCGCCTCGCCTCCATCCACGAGCGCTCGGTCCGGGAGCTCGAGGACGGCCTCGCCCCCGAACTGGTCGAGGAACTGCGCCGCATCAACCTGCCGTTCGACCGCGACGCCGTGCCCACGGACGCGGAACTGCGCGTGGCGCAGGCGCAGCTCGTGGGCTGGCTCGAGGGTCTCTTCCACGGTATCCAGACAGCGCTGGCGGCCCAGCAGATGGCGAACCAGCAGCTCGCCGCCCGCCTCCAGCTCCGCGAACTCCCGCCCGGCACGGTGATCGCGCCCGGCGTGGTGGTCGGCGAGGACGGCGAGCCCCGGCGCATCCCGCCTGCACGCAGCGCCCAGGCGTCCCCCGCGGACACCCACGGGCCCGGCCAGTACCTGTAG
- a CDS encoding aldo/keto reductase: protein MTTSPNLTFNDGLTIPQLGYGVWQVEDKVAEEVVGKAFKAGYRHIDTAKIYGNEAGVGRAIASSGLSPEEMFITTKLWNADQGYESTLKAFDESMERLGLETLDLYLIHWLQPKQGKYVDTWKAFIELQKQGRVKSIGVSNFTIEALTEIIDETGVVPVINQVETHPYLNQAELRAFEAEKGILHESWSPIGSGKGLLDDAVLQDIAQKRNATPAQVVLAWHLALGNVVIPKSVTESRIIENWESLDVKLEDEDIEAINGLDKGAAGRIGADPATSDFA from the coding sequence ATGACTACATCACCAAACCTTACGTTCAATGACGGCCTCACGATCCCCCAGCTCGGGTACGGCGTGTGGCAGGTCGAGGACAAGGTCGCCGAGGAGGTCGTGGGCAAGGCCTTCAAGGCCGGCTACCGCCACATCGACACCGCCAAGATCTACGGGAACGAAGCAGGCGTCGGCCGGGCGATCGCCTCGTCGGGCCTGAGCCCCGAGGAAATGTTCATCACGACCAAGCTGTGGAACGCCGACCAGGGCTACGAGAGCACGCTGAAGGCGTTCGACGAGTCCATGGAGCGCCTCGGCCTCGAGACGCTCGACCTCTACCTCATCCACTGGCTGCAGCCCAAGCAGGGCAAGTACGTGGACACCTGGAAGGCGTTCATCGAACTGCAGAAGCAGGGCCGCGTGAAGAGCATCGGTGTCTCGAACTTCACCATCGAGGCGCTCACCGAGATCATCGACGAGACCGGCGTGGTGCCCGTCATCAACCAAGTGGAGACCCACCCGTACCTGAACCAGGCCGAGCTGCGTGCCTTCGAGGCCGAGAAGGGCATCCTGCACGAGTCGTGGTCGCCCATCGGCTCCGGCAAGGGACTGCTCGACGACGCCGTGCTGCAGGACATCGCACAGAAGCGCAACGCGACGCCCGCCCAGGTGGTCCTCGCCTGGCACCTCGCGCTCGGCAACGTGGTCATCCCCAAGTCCGTCACCGAGTCCCGCATCATCGAGAACTGGGAGTCGCTCGACGTGAAGCTCGAGGACGAGGACATCGAGGCCATCAACGGCCTCGACAAGGGTGCAGCAGGCCGTATCGGCGCCGATCCGGCGACCTCGGACTTCGCCTAG
- a CDS encoding flagellar assembly protein FliW, producing MRAAFVTPPPGLAPLTRFDLEQVPGADGLFTLTAADEPSVRLFLLDAATYVPHYSPRFSDAQRDVLGSDVPEAHLFVVANPGTGGTTVNLAAPIVLDPSTGRCAQLILDGADYPLKATLAQAA from the coding sequence ATGAGGGCCGCCTTCGTCACCCCTCCCCCGGGCCTCGCTCCCCTCACCCGCTTCGACCTCGAGCAGGTGCCGGGCGCGGACGGGCTGTTCACGCTCACCGCAGCGGACGAGCCGAGCGTGCGCCTGTTCCTCCTCGACGCCGCCACCTACGTGCCGCACTACAGCCCGCGCTTCTCCGACGCGCAGCGCGACGTACTCGGATCCGACGTGCCGGAGGCACACCTGTTCGTCGTCGCCAACCCGGGGACCGGGGGCACCACCGTCAATCTCGCCGCGCCGATCGTCCTGGATCCCTCGACCGGGCGCTGCGCCCAGCTGATCCTGGACGGGGCGGACTATCCACTGAAGGCCACGCTGGCCCAGGCCGCCTGA
- the flgL gene encoding flagellar hook-associated protein FlgL, translating to MITRVTNQTMLHGAQRSLQVNLARLADLQEKASSQKAIRRPSDDPAAAAEALRVRTEIGANQQYGRNIADGEGWLAQLDNAMTMSKRALDTANDLTLQGSNSSLPPTGREALALGIESLRTELVSQANATYGGRFLFAGNSDAPAAVAPDLTFPAGGTVERRVGPHETIRVDADGAAVFGSGPGSAFALLDTIAADLRAGKDVSVHLAPLQQRIQDLTAHRSEIGTRHARLLGAKDTVADASLALEGERAAVEDVDLASIILDLKLQETAYQGALAVSARVLQPSLMDFLR from the coding sequence ATGATCACCCGCGTCACCAACCAGACCATGCTGCACGGGGCCCAGCGCTCCCTGCAGGTGAACCTCGCCCGCCTCGCGGACCTGCAGGAGAAGGCGTCCAGCCAGAAGGCCATCCGCCGCCCCTCGGACGACCCGGCCGCTGCGGCCGAAGCCCTGCGCGTCCGCACCGAGATCGGTGCCAACCAGCAGTACGGCCGGAACATCGCCGACGGAGAAGGGTGGCTGGCACAGCTCGACAACGCGATGACGATGTCGAAGCGGGCCCTCGACACCGCGAACGACCTGACGCTGCAGGGCTCCAACTCGTCCCTGCCGCCCACCGGCCGCGAGGCGCTGGCACTGGGCATCGAGTCGCTGCGCACCGAGCTCGTGTCGCAGGCCAACGCGACCTATGGGGGCCGCTTCCTGTTCGCTGGGAACTCCGACGCCCCCGCCGCCGTCGCTCCGGATCTCACGTTCCCGGCCGGCGGGACCGTGGAGCGCCGCGTCGGCCCGCACGAGACCATCCGTGTCGACGCCGACGGCGCCGCCGTCTTCGGTAGCGGTCCCGGCTCCGCCTTCGCCCTGCTGGACACCATCGCCGCGGACCTGCGGGCCGGCAAGGACGTGTCCGTGCACCTCGCACCGCTGCAGCAGCGCATCCAGGACCTCACCGCCCACCGCAGTGAGATCGGCACGCGCCACGCACGCCTGCTGGGCGCCAAGGACACCGTCGCCGATGCCTCGCTGGCTCTCGAAGGAGAACGCGCCGCCGTGGAAGACGTCGACCTCGCGTCCATCATCCTGGACCTCAAGCTCCAGGAGACCGCCTACCAGGGCGCCCTCGCCGTCTCGGCCCGCGTCCTGCAGCCCTCGCTGATGGACTTCCTCCGATGA
- the flgK gene encoding flagellar hook-associated protein FlgK, translating into MSTFSGLTTAYSGLAAARAGLDVTGQNIANATTQGYTRQRLETSAAAPVRPTLFSTGTRAGEGVLAQGIARLGDTHLEARVRITAGAAGYTAVRAQAYSALEDGLKEPGTNGVSDSLQKFWAGWQGLSNQPDKDAPASALLAAAGQLTSRTAAGYREVQTQWASTRSSAAGLVTEVNDAAAQVADLNRQIRSSVASGAPANELVDRRTTLAATLAGLTGATVRDNPDGTADVLLAGNPLVAGTTARALQVTGPLQLDGAGEVRVEWTHRPGASAGVESGELAATLSLLAPADEGGALAQAAAGYDAFAANLADQVNALHADAGKGPFFAYQPGRAAASLAVVPTRREDFAAGAPGAGAFDGSVADAISGLGTGTRSPDAAWSAFVTDLGAAARAELQGNALAEVSATTAMQQQLGATSVSMDEEQVNLLEYQHAYQGAARVMTAVDEMLDVLINRMGIVGR; encoded by the coding sequence ATGAGCACCTTCAGCGGACTCACCACGGCCTACTCCGGCCTCGCCGCCGCGCGCGCGGGCCTCGACGTGACCGGGCAGAACATCGCCAACGCGACCACCCAGGGGTACACGCGCCAGCGGCTCGAGACATCCGCGGCCGCGCCGGTCCGGCCCACGCTCTTCAGCACCGGCACCCGCGCGGGTGAGGGCGTGCTCGCCCAGGGCATCGCCCGCCTCGGTGACACCCACCTCGAGGCGCGGGTCCGTATCACGGCCGGTGCCGCCGGGTACACCGCCGTGCGTGCCCAGGCGTACTCGGCACTCGAGGACGGGCTGAAGGAGCCCGGCACCAACGGTGTCTCCGACTCCCTCCAGAAGTTCTGGGCGGGCTGGCAGGGCCTGTCGAACCAGCCCGACAAGGACGCCCCGGCGTCCGCGCTCCTCGCCGCGGCCGGGCAGCTCACCTCACGCACCGCGGCGGGCTACCGCGAGGTGCAGACGCAGTGGGCTTCGACCCGGTCCTCCGCCGCCGGACTCGTCACGGAGGTGAACGACGCCGCCGCGCAGGTCGCCGACCTCAACCGGCAGATCCGCTCCAGTGTCGCCTCGGGTGCCCCGGCCAACGAGCTCGTCGACCGCCGCACCACACTGGCGGCGACGCTCGCCGGCCTGACCGGGGCCACCGTGCGCGACAATCCGGACGGTACCGCGGACGTCCTGCTGGCCGGCAACCCGCTCGTCGCGGGCACCACTGCACGCGCCCTGCAGGTCACCGGCCCCCTCCAGCTCGACGGCGCCGGTGAGGTCCGGGTCGAATGGACGCACCGGCCCGGCGCCTCCGCGGGCGTGGAGAGCGGCGAACTCGCAGCGACGCTCTCGCTCCTCGCCCCCGCCGACGAGGGCGGTGCCCTCGCGCAGGCCGCCGCCGGATACGACGCCTTCGCCGCGAATCTCGCCGACCAGGTGAACGCGCTGCATGCCGACGCGGGCAAGGGACCGTTCTTCGCGTACCAGCCGGGGCGGGCCGCAGCCTCACTCGCCGTCGTGCCGACGCGCCGCGAGGACTTCGCGGCCGGCGCTCCCGGCGCGGGCGCCTTCGACGGCTCGGTGGCGGACGCGATCTCCGGGCTGGGCACCGGCACGCGGTCCCCCGACGCCGCGTGGTCGGCCTTCGTCACGGATCTCGGTGCCGCAGCACGCGCCGAACTGCAGGGCAACGCCCTCGCGGAGGTGTCGGCCACCACAGCGATGCAGCAGCAACTCGGCGCCACCTCGGTGAGCATGGACGAGGAACAGGTCAACCTGCTGGAGTACCAGCACGCCTACCAGGGCGCCGCGCGCGTGATGACGGCCGTCGACGAGATGCTCGACGTCCTGATCAACCGCATGGGAATCGTAGGACGGTAG
- a CDS encoding flagellar protein FlgN — protein MSTQDLSALLWQERELLELLVFKLEEEQLLLTSGKTRWLHHATREVEQVLERLRETGLARAVHASGVAGAWGIDDGATLRELAAAAPDGPWQELLSSHLQAMTALVAQIAALRDTNQQFLRAASRSTQETLAGIGTGAGTYAADGAALQGHGQPTLLNKDL, from the coding sequence GTGAGCACACAGGATCTGTCCGCCCTGCTCTGGCAGGAGCGTGAACTGCTCGAACTCCTCGTCTTCAAGCTCGAGGAGGAGCAGCTGCTGCTCACCTCCGGCAAGACCCGCTGGCTGCACCACGCCACCCGGGAGGTGGAGCAGGTCCTCGAACGGCTACGCGAGACCGGCCTCGCCCGCGCCGTGCACGCCTCCGGGGTGGCGGGCGCCTGGGGGATCGACGACGGCGCGACCCTGCGTGAACTGGCAGCGGCGGCCCCCGACGGACCCTGGCAGGAACTGCTCTCCTCGCATCTCCAGGCCATGACGGCGCTGGTCGCCCAGATCGCCGCGCTGCGCGATACCAATCAGCAGTTCCTGAGAGCGGCCAGCCGGTCGACCCAGGAGACCCTCGCGGGCATCGGCACGGGGGCGGGCACCTACGCCGCCGACGGCGCCGCCCTGCAGGGTCACGGCCAACCGACCCTCCTCAACAAGGATCTGTAG
- a CDS encoding sulfatase-like hydrolase/transferase: MSGRILHATRRFGVVLARLLVYVLIWAGLALLIAGIGIRAYWGEISVGQMLLNLVTVEPDGGGGSIVWMGILGIGVVPLLITAGIAVGQHVRRRRRRDDDVVRPRRTQWILRTVSTALVAAVVVGGTTAFASAVGMGDYLRAANSEYDLADYYVEPTVTGDADKRNLVLIYLESGEATLADAQLFEKDAFVPLKAATEASDGWQGVDDLQQYEGGGWTMAGLVSTQCGVPLKGSGAGAGSSSSDGPAEPAESATDSGSYLAGTTCLGDVLDEHGYTNVFLGGANASFAAKDTFLGNHGYTEVKDLSDWRAAGEPESSFRSDWGLSDERLMAHARDEIDRLHAEAETTGRPFNLSLLTLDTHEPVHVYDYCPVDTSNEVTSVFACSLTQVAGFVDHMEEQGYLEDTAVVIMGDHLKHMSAGDAFHEQLDDHAGRRIFNRIRIPGDDGTSTLRPGVDQLNMFPTLLEAAGLTLEGREAGLGVSAFSPDVPTGSAQALDPATYSELLHSHSPRFYTAAWSGDGAR; encoded by the coding sequence ATGTCCGGCCGGATTCTGCACGCGACCCGACGGTTCGGCGTCGTCCTGGCGCGTCTCCTGGTCTACGTGCTCATCTGGGCGGGGCTCGCGCTGCTCATCGCCGGCATCGGCATCCGCGCCTACTGGGGCGAGATCTCCGTCGGCCAGATGCTCCTGAACCTCGTCACCGTCGAACCCGACGGTGGGGGCGGCTCCATCGTCTGGATGGGCATCCTGGGCATCGGTGTCGTGCCCCTGCTCATCACCGCGGGCATCGCCGTGGGACAGCACGTCCGGCGTCGCCGGCGCCGTGACGACGACGTCGTGCGCCCTCGCCGCACGCAGTGGATCCTCCGCACGGTCTCCACCGCCCTGGTGGCCGCCGTGGTGGTGGGCGGCACCACGGCCTTCGCCTCCGCGGTGGGTATGGGCGACTACCTCAGGGCCGCGAACTCCGAGTACGACCTCGCCGACTACTACGTGGAGCCGACCGTCACCGGAGACGCGGACAAGCGCAATCTGGTGCTGATCTACCTCGAGTCCGGCGAGGCGACCCTCGCGGACGCCCAGCTCTTCGAGAAGGACGCGTTCGTCCCCCTGAAAGCGGCCACCGAGGCCTCGGACGGCTGGCAGGGCGTGGACGATCTCCAGCAGTACGAGGGCGGGGGCTGGACCATGGCCGGTCTGGTCTCGACGCAGTGCGGCGTCCCGCTGAAGGGCTCGGGGGCCGGTGCCGGCAGCAGCTCCAGCGACGGGCCCGCGGAGCCCGCCGAGTCCGCGACCGACTCCGGCTCCTACCTGGCCGGGACCACGTGCCTGGGCGATGTCCTCGACGAGCACGGCTATACCAACGTGTTCCTGGGCGGCGCCAACGCCTCCTTCGCCGCGAAGGACACCTTTCTGGGTAACCACGGCTACACCGAGGTCAAGGACCTCTCCGACTGGCGGGCCGCCGGCGAGCCGGAGAGCAGTTTCCGCAGCGACTGGGGCCTGAGCGACGAACGCCTCATGGCCCACGCCCGGGACGAGATCGACCGGCTGCACGCCGAGGCGGAGACGACCGGCCGGCCGTTCAACCTCTCCCTGCTTACCCTGGACACCCACGAGCCGGTGCACGTGTACGACTACTGTCCCGTGGACACCTCCAACGAGGTCACCTCCGTGTTCGCCTGCTCCCTGACACAGGTGGCCGGCTTCGTGGACCACATGGAGGAGCAGGGCTACCTCGAGGACACCGCCGTGGTGATCATGGGCGACCACCTCAAGCACATGAGCGCCGGCGACGCGTTCCACGAGCAGCTGGACGACCACGCCGGGCGCAGGATCTTCAACCGGATCCGGATCCCGGGTGACGACGGGACCAGCACCCTGCGCCCCGGCGTGGACCAGCTGAACATGTTCCCCACGCTCCTGGAAGCGGCCGGCCTGACCCTGGAGGGCCGCGAGGCCGGACTGGGCGTGTCCGCATTCTCCCCGGACGTCCCGACCGGTTCGGCGCAGGCGCTGGACCCTGCGACCTACAGCGAACTGCTGCACTCCCACTCGCCCCGTTTCTACACCGCAGCCTGGTCCGGCGACGGCGCCCGGTAG
- a CDS encoding putative bifunctional diguanylate cyclase/phosphodiesterase — translation MRADTRKAGRTGRDTMGRTDASRVLAIGTVVVLLVYIVAVLFGDMARVDLFGAWLGIVAELAAVAVCVGAVLRTRWSQWQILLGGAAVAVYTAGDLSYLLALDGEESLAAVSLADAAYFVFYPLMLGALAMTLRKLKGVAWPVLLDSLVGALAAASLMTLILAPVLRSGAAGGTPFEVVVAVVYPLLDLLLITAVGGLLTSRGLDLGPRWPLLIAGLILFSAADVAYALGMQDYAVGSIIDVGWIVGVVGIALWIDGVARAGTASRHHDRALPALTTLMASTTAAVAVLIIGCQVPIPLLAQILAALTLLLTAAPLVFRNRMLRILATTDELTGLPNRRGLVADLPRRVGGDRVGALLFMDLDRFKDVNDALGHDVGDALLVQVSERFARQVDAGALFARLGGDEFALFLDGATREEALTAARRLEAALDQPIQVGTASLKVSVSIGIALTPDNGTDVTLLMRKADIAMFRAKSDRSGHHVYSSMDDDGGARKLRTLQELRVALAEAQFEVHYQPKVRLTDDAVSSVEALIRWNHPLLGQLPPASFLPLAEEAGLMPAISALVLEEAVAQVDRWRTEGLVISVAVNLSGSCIQEGLPRQIRLLLEERDIPPECLVLEITEDMLMRNPADAARILARLRAKGIQISIDDFGTGYSSLAYLRDLPADELKLDRSFITAMRTDRRAHGLVGSIVDLAHSLDLRVVAEGVDNEATRAELRALGCDLAQGFHFARPLPAADVAPWIRAHTPAVPEDDTLVAQRI, via the coding sequence GTGCGTGCTGATACCCGTAAGGCCGGCAGGACCGGCAGGGACACCATGGGGCGTACAGACGCCTCCCGTGTCCTGGCCATCGGGACGGTCGTCGTACTGCTGGTGTACATCGTCGCCGTCCTGTTCGGCGACATGGCCCGGGTCGACCTGTTCGGCGCGTGGCTCGGCATCGTCGCGGAGCTCGCCGCGGTGGCCGTGTGCGTCGGCGCGGTGCTGCGAACCCGCTGGTCCCAGTGGCAGATCCTGCTCGGCGGTGCGGCGGTCGCCGTCTACACCGCCGGTGACCTCTCCTATCTCCTGGCGTTGGACGGAGAGGAGTCCCTCGCCGCCGTCTCGCTCGCGGATGCAGCGTACTTCGTCTTCTATCCGCTCATGCTGGGCGCCCTCGCAATGACGCTGCGGAAGCTGAAGGGCGTGGCCTGGCCGGTGCTGCTGGACAGCCTCGTGGGGGCTCTGGCTGCCGCCTCCCTCATGACCCTGATCCTCGCGCCGGTCCTGCGGTCCGGGGCGGCCGGCGGTACGCCGTTCGAAGTGGTCGTCGCCGTCGTCTACCCGCTGCTCGATCTGTTGCTGATCACCGCCGTCGGTGGCCTGCTGACCTCCCGTGGGCTCGATCTCGGGCCGCGCTGGCCGCTGCTCATCGCCGGACTGATCCTCTTCTCCGCCGCCGACGTCGCCTACGCGCTGGGCATGCAGGACTACGCCGTCGGATCGATCATCGACGTCGGCTGGATCGTGGGAGTCGTCGGAATCGCCCTGTGGATCGACGGCGTCGCCAGAGCAGGTACGGCGTCCCGCCACCACGACCGTGCCCTGCCCGCCCTCACCACGCTGATGGCGTCCACCACAGCGGCCGTCGCAGTCCTGATCATCGGCTGCCAGGTCCCCATCCCGCTTCTTGCCCAGATCCTCGCCGCCCTCACCCTGCTCCTCACCGCGGCACCTCTCGTCTTCCGGAACCGCATGCTGCGGATCCTCGCCACCACGGACGAGCTGACAGGGCTCCCGAACCGTCGGGGGCTGGTCGCCGATCTCCCCCGACGGGTGGGAGGTGACCGCGTCGGCGCCCTGCTCTTCATGGACCTCGACCGCTTCAAGGACGTCAACGACGCGCTGGGACACGACGTCGGGGACGCCCTCCTCGTGCAGGTCAGCGAGCGCTTCGCCCGGCAGGTGGATGCCGGCGCCCTCTTCGCGCGTCTGGGTGGCGACGAGTTCGCGCTGTTCCTGGACGGTGCCACCCGGGAGGAAGCCCTCACCGCGGCCCGACGGCTGGAAGCCGCGCTCGACCAGCCGATCCAGGTCGGTACGGCCTCCCTGAAGGTCAGCGTCAGCATCGGCATCGCGCTCACCCCGGACAACGGCACCGACGTCACCCTCCTGATGCGCAAGGCGGACATCGCCATGTTCCGTGCCAAGTCGGACCGCAGCGGGCACCACGTCTACAGCTCCATGGACGACGACGGCGGCGCGCGGAAACTGAGGACCCTGCAGGAACTGCGGGTGGCGCTCGCCGAGGCCCAGTTCGAGGTGCACTACCAGCCCAAGGTGCGGCTGACCGATGATGCCGTGAGCAGCGTCGAGGCCCTGATCCGGTGGAACCACCCCCTTCTCGGGCAGTTGCCACCGGCGTCCTTCCTGCCGCTCGCGGAAGAAGCGGGCCTGATGCCCGCGATCTCCGCGCTCGTGCTCGAGGAGGCCGTGGCGCAGGTGGACAGGTGGCGGACCGAGGGACTGGTGATCAGCGTCGCCGTGAACCTGTCCGGATCCTGCATCCAGGAGGGACTGCCCCGGCAGATCCGCCTCCTCCTCGAAGAACGCGACATCCCGCCGGAATGCCTCGTGCTCGAGATCACCGAGGACATGCTGATGCGGAACCCGGCGGATGCTGCGAGGATCCTGGCGCGGCTCCGTGCGAAAGGTATCCAGATCTCGATCGACGACTTCGGCACCGGGTACAGCTCCCTGGCGTACCTGCGCGATCTCCCCGCCGATGAGCTCAAACTCGACCGGTCCTTCATCACCGCCATGCGCACGGACCGCCGGGCCCACGGGCTCGTGGGCTCCATCGTCGACCTCGCACACAGCCTGGACCTGCGGGTGGTCGCCGAGGGCGTGGACAACGAAGCGACCCGCGCGGAACTGCGGGCACTGGGGTGCGATCTCGCGCAGGGTTTCCACTTCGCGCGGCCCCTGCCCGCCGCCGACGTGGCCCCCTGGATCCGCGCCCACACCCCGGCCGTACCGGAGGACGACACCCTGGTGGCACAGAGAATCTGA
- a CDS encoding flagellin N-terminal helical domain-containing protein, producing the protein MGFQINTNTAANTAYRNLSSTQGDMSKSLEKLSSGLRINRAADDAAGLAISEGLRSQIGGLGVAARNAQDGISVVQTAEGALTEVHSILQRVRDLAVQSGNDSNNADARTAIQTEVTALGDELTRIAASTNFNGTDLLTAAAADLTFQVGAGSVAANDQITVKTADVEAVATAVKGLKFSSAAEALTSIAALDTQIKSVSTARSELGAVQNRFESAINSINVSQENLSAAKSRITDTDMAKEMADFTRSNILSQAGTAMLAQANQMNQGVLQLLR; encoded by the coding sequence ATGGGTTTCCAGATCAACACCAACACCGCGGCCAACACCGCATACCGCAACCTCTCCAGCACCCAGGGCGACATGTCCAAGTCGCTCGAGAAGCTGTCCAGCGGTCTCCGCATCAACCGTGCAGCCGACGACGCCGCCGGCCTCGCGATCTCCGAGGGTCTGCGCTCGCAGATCGGCGGCCTGGGAGTTGCAGCCCGCAACGCCCAGGACGGCATCAGTGTGGTCCAGACCGCTGAAGGTGCGCTGACCGAGGTCCACAGCATCCTGCAGCGCGTCCGTGACCTAGCCGTGCAGTCGGGCAACGACTCGAACAACGCGGATGCACGGACGGCAATCCAGACCGAGGTCACTGCCCTCGGCGACGAGCTCACCAGGATCGCCGCGTCGACGAACTTCAACGGCACCGATCTGCTCACTGCTGCAGCAGCCGACCTGACCTTCCAGGTCGGTGCAGGCTCGGTAGCGGCAAATGATCAGATCACGGTGAAGACTGCCGATGTCGAGGCCGTCGCCACCGCCGTCAAGGGCCTGAAATTCAGCAGTGCGGCTGAGGCACTCACCTCCATCGCCGCGCTGGATACGCAGATCAAGTCTGTCTCCACGGCGCGCTCCGAGCTCGGTGCCGTGCAGAACCGCTTCGAGTCCGCGATCAACAGCATCAACGTCTCGCAGGAGAACCTCTCCGCGGCCAAGTCCCGCATCACGGACACCGACATGGCGAAGGAGATGGCCGACTTCACGCGTTCGAACATCCTCTCGCAGGCCGGTACCGCGATGCTCGCGCAGGCCAACCAGATGAACCAGGGTGTCCTTCAGCTCCTCCGCTAA
- the fliD gene encoding flagellar filament capping protein FliD — translation MAFSIDGIASGLDTTNMINQLMQLEARPQTLLRAKATSTQGFITALQQLNTRLSSLTELATKTAKPQALDLYKAASTSDTVTATATSSAGAGTLDFTVKQLASSQSSVTATMTAFSAAASTLTLRAADGTTTEVTTTGTLDDVVAQVNKADVGITATKVSAGTVDGVAQYRLQFTAKEPGTEHGFSVFRGTAADVTAGTAPDLFAEAGAATVRAARNAEVVLWGGTAAEQTITSSSNTFADILPGVSVTVSKTTTEPVSVTVARDADATSAKAKELVDALRSVFSFVDTNTKVTPGATAGAAPTSGRFTGDSAVRGIAQSVLTAATAPINGRSTSELGITLTRSGTVEFDAEKFAKALAADPDQVEDALTQLAARVADAGKAASDKYDGELTRRIQSQESTVRTLNDRVSDWDLRLEKRRTTLERTYSALEVQLSQLQSQGDWLSSQLAGLPTNGS, via the coding sequence ATGGCGTTCTCCATCGACGGCATCGCGAGCGGGCTGGACACCACGAACATGATCAACCAGCTCATGCAGCTGGAAGCACGCCCGCAGACGCTCCTCAGGGCGAAGGCCACCTCGACGCAGGGCTTCATCACGGCCCTGCAGCAGCTGAACACCCGCTTGAGCTCCCTGACCGAGCTCGCGACCAAGACCGCCAAGCCGCAGGCCCTCGACCTCTACAAGGCCGCCTCCACGAGCGACACCGTCACCGCCACGGCCACCTCGTCCGCCGGCGCCGGCACCCTCGACTTCACCGTGAAGCAGCTCGCCTCCTCGCAGTCCTCGGTCACGGCGACCATGACGGCCTTCTCGGCGGCAGCCTCCACCCTCACCCTGCGCGCGGCGGACGGCACCACCACCGAGGTGACGACCACCGGCACCCTCGACGACGTCGTCGCCCAGGTGAACAAGGCCGACGTCGGCATCACCGCCACGAAGGTCAGCGCCGGGACCGTCGACGGCGTGGCCCAGTACCGGCTCCAGTTCACCGCGAAGGAACCGGGCACCGAGCACGGGTTCTCCGTGTTCCGCGGCACGGCCGCCGACGTCACCGCGGGGACCGCCCCTGATCTCTTCGCCGAGGCAGGAGCTGCCACCGTCCGCGCCGCCCGGAACGCCGAGGTGGTCCTCTGGGGCGGTACGGCGGCCGAGCAGACCATCACGTCGTCGTCGAACACGTTCGCCGACATCCTCCCCGGCGTCTCCGTGACGGTCAGCAAGACCACCACCGAGCCGGTGTCCGTCACCGTCGCGCGTGACGCCGACGCCACGTCGGCGAAGGCGAAGGAACTCGTGGACGCGCTGCGCTCCGTCTTCTCCTTCGTGGACACGAACACCAAGGTCACGCCCGGTGCGACGGCCGGCGCCGCCCCCACGTCGGGCCGCTTCACCGGCGACAGCGCCGTCCGGGGCATCGCCCAGTCCGTGCTCACGGCGGCGACGGCTCCCATCAACGGCCGGTCGACGTCGGAGCTGGGCATCACGCTGACCCGGTCGGGGACCGTGGAGTTCGACGCCGAGAAGTTCGCAAAGGCACTCGCCGCCGATCCGGACCAGGTCGAGGACGCCCTCACGCAGCTGGCCGCACGCGTCGCCGACGCCGGCAAAGCGGCCTCGGACAAGTACGACGGCGAACTCACGCGCAGGATCCAGAGCCAGGAATCGACGGTCCGCACCCTCAACGACCGCGTCTCCGACTGGGATCTCCGCCTCGAGAAGCGCCGCACCACGCTCGAACGCACCTACTCGGCGCTCGAGGTCCAACTGTCACAACTCCAATCGCAGGGGGACTGGCTGTCATCCCAGCTGGCCGGCCTGCCCACCAACGGAAGCTAG